A window of Gemmatimonadales bacterium contains these coding sequences:
- a CDS encoding DUF2203 domain-containing protein, whose product MKLFTLAEAERTLPLVRRIVEDLQAEYPLWRRAVSRYELLTGGARADWGETGELAAARDDVTTHAGRINGYLQELERVGCVFKGFDAGLVDFHSLRDDRPIFLCWRLGEERISHWHELGAGFDGRQPIDGAILSERPG is encoded by the coding sequence GTGAAGCTCTTTACGCTGGCCGAGGCCGAGCGCACCCTGCCGCTGGTGCGACGGATCGTGGAAGACCTGCAGGCCGAGTATCCGCTTTGGCGGCGGGCGGTGAGCCGCTACGAGCTGCTCACCGGCGGCGCGCGCGCGGATTGGGGCGAGACCGGCGAGCTGGCCGCCGCGCGCGACGACGTGACCACGCACGCCGGACGGATCAACGGCTACCTGCAGGAGCTGGAACGGGTGGGCTGCGTGTTCAAGGGGTTCGACGCGGGGCTGGTGGACTTTCATTCGCTGCGCGACGACCGCCCGATCTTTCTCTGCTGGCGGCTGGGCGAGGAGCGCATCAGCCACTGGCACGAGTTGGGCGCCGGGTTCGACGGGCGCCAGCCGATCGACGGCGCCATTCTCTCGGAGCGTCCGGGGTGA